GGCTATTGAGCCGCGCCAGCCCGTTGCTGTTTCCCCACAATTATGGTGTTTTGCTGTTTATCTCGTTTGTGCTGATTGGCTTTGGGATTATTTCGTTTAGTCTATTTGCCGAGCCGCCAACGACCAACCCACCAGCAGCGATTTCGGCCAAGCAGATGTTTGCCAAGATTCCGGTATTGCTCAAGAGCGATCGTAACTTTCGCCAGTATGTGCTTTCGCGCATGGTTACGCGTTTGTGCGGCCTAGCTGATCCATTTTATATTTTGTATGCCCGTGAAGTATTGAATGTTCCGCCTCGCATGATCGGGGTTTATTTGGCGGTGCGGGTATTCTCAGCAGCATTATCCAACCTCTTTTGGTCACGGATTGGCGACCAACGTGGTAATCGCCTGTTGATTGTATTGACTGGTGGGTTGATTATTACCGTGCCAACCTGGGCCTTGTTGGTAATGCCATTCGCCAGTGTTTTGAGTCCAGAAGCCTTGGGCTGGGTCTTTGGCGTAATCTTTTTGCTGATTGGCCTGAGCGTCGATGGCTCGAACACTGCTAGTTTGACCTATGTGATGGAGCTAGCACCTGCCGAACAACGCCCAGTCTATGTTGGTGTTTGCAATACGTTGATGGGCATTGCCACCTTCTTTCCGGTTTTAGGAGGGGTATTGTTAGCCCAATTTGGCTATTTGCCCTTGTTTTGGATTAGCGCCGCTAGTGCCTTTATTGGCTTGTTACTCTCGCGACGTTTACCTGAGCCACGCAGCAACGAAGGCTAGCAAGAGGCCACCAGCTGATGTATTCTGGTCGGGCGACATCAGTTGGTGGCGTTATGGATTGATCAATCAACCACGAGACTATTGGTGCGAAGGATAAAGGTAAGGCTTGTAAACGTTCTAATCTCGATTTTTGCCTTTTGATTTCTGACTTTTGACCGTATTTATGTGGTAGCATACAGCTAGTTTAGTGGGGGATTGTAATTGTGCGTTTTGTGCGTGCTCGACTCACAACGTTTGACGACCCGCATTATCGGGCGTTTGTTGAACAAATGACTCTTGCTCGTGAAAATCAACGGGCGATTCGGCCACCGCGCCAGCGCGATTTATTCGGCGGCGAGGCCGAACAATTGCTGCGCGAATGGCTGGCTGAGCAAGGCCAGCTGCTTTCCGAGCGGCGAATTCTCGAATATGATGAGCGTAGTGGCCGCCAAACTATCCGCAAATATCGTGAAATCGATGCCTTGGTTGAGCTTGGGCGCAGTGTCCATGTGTTTGAGGTTAAGGCTAGCCGTTCTGCTCACACCATTCGTAAAGCCGCAACCCAACTCCACGACATTCGCGCAGCCCTACAATTAATTATTCCACGAGTCTATACAACGCTCTTATTGGTCGATACTGGCATACCTAATGCCGAGACGGTTAGTGCCTTGATGCGTAGCCCCGATGCACCCCACACTCCACCACCAACTATTGCAGATATCATCGGCGATCAGAGTCGTTTTCATTTAATTGAGCAACCTGACGAAGCGCAACAATGGCCCGATCAGGTGAGCATTCGGCGTTTTAGCCTTGAACAATTGATTAGGATGGCTGGTGATCGTCCGCTCCATCTTGATTGGGATCTTGATGAAGATGAAGAGCCGCCTACGCCACCAGTAATCAATCGTCAGACCGTTGCTGATGATCCCGATGATGAGACTGATAATCCATTTGCCGCGCTGCTTGGCGCAATATGAGGTACTAGCGTGTCCGCCCTCTACGATTCGGCGGTCGAAGCCGACCGCATTGCTGCAACCACCGCCTATCCACCAGCGCCATGGGTCATGCAAGGCACATGGGTTTGGTGTGTTCATCCAGTCAAACGCAACGCTGTGGCCGATTTGTTGCCTGCGCCGCTAAAACCACTTTGGTTGCCAACAGGCCGTACTTTGGCGTTTTCCTTGGTTGGTCAATATGGCACTGGCTCGACCTTGCACTACGGTGAGGCCGCTTGTGGCTTGATTTTGAAGCTTGGGCCACGTCCCGCGATTTGGATTCACGGCTTAGTCGTCGATTTGGATCAATCGGTGGCGGGCGGTCGCAATATTTGGCATTTGCCCAAAGAATTGGCCCGCATTTCATGGACCAACCCCAATCGCGATCGCATCAGCGCCGATCAACATGGGCGTTTGTTGCTGAGCTTCGAGGGGATTCCCAAACGGATCAATGGCTTTAATGCTGGTATGAATTTCGATGTGCTGGTTGTGCACGAACAAGAGCTGTATCGAATTCCGGCCCGCTTTGCTGGCACGGTTGGCATAACCCGCAAAATCCGACCATTTTTTCCAGCTAGCGGCGCATGGGCCAAATTTGGGGTGTCGGGTTATTCGATCTCGGGCTTGGGCCACGGTCGTGGCGATTTCGGCGAATTGATCAAAGTTTAAATACATTTTTGAGTTGAGCCGACTAGCAGAGCAGGCTGGTCGGCTTTTAACATGGTGCGAAAAGATGCGGTATAATTAGCACAGAGGTGCGAAAAATGCCAGATTTATCTCATACAAATATTTCCAATCATGCGCTGTTTGAAGAACGCTTACGCAACTTGCCACTCTCGCCAGGCGTGTATATCTACCGCGATCAAGCCAATACGATCATTTACGTGGGCAAATCCAAAAGCCTGCGTGATCGGGTGCGTTCGTATTTTGGTGCGCCACGTGGCCTGACCAGCAAAACTCGTCGTTTGGTGCAAAATATCGCCGATTTTGAGTTTATTACCACCGATACCGAGCTAGAAGCGCTGCTTTTAGAAATGAATCTGATTAAAAAGCATCGCCCACGCTACAATGTGCTGCTCAAGGATGATAAAAGTTATCCCTATATCAAAATTACCAAGGAAGAATGGCCAAGAGTTTTGCGAGTGCGCAAAGTGCTTGAAGATGGTGGAATTTATTTTGGACCATTTGCCAAGGCTAGCAGTGTCTATGCCACAATTGAGCTATTAAATAAATTATTTGCCTTTCGTTTATGCAACGATGATATGTTTAAAAAACACGAGCGGCGCAATCGGGCTTGTATGTATTATGATATTAAACGTTGCCTTGGGCCATGTGCCAACAACTGTACTACTGAAGAATATAGCACCGCAATTAATCAAGTACGCTTATTTTTAGGTGGCAAACCTGAAGCAATTTTGCGCGACCTGAAAGTGAAAATGAACCAAGCTGCCGAAGATTTACAATTTGAACGTGCGGCCTATGTGCGTGATCAAATCAAAGCTGTCGAACGGGTGATGGAGCGCCAAAAAGTGCTGAATACCGCCGCCAGCGACCAAGATGTAATTGCTTTTGCCCGTGATGAAGGCAAAGCAGTGGTTCAGGTGTTCTATATTCGTGGTGGCAAATTGATTGGCTCGGAGCCGTTTACGCTGCAAGGCACTGAGGAAGAACATCCCGAAGCCTTGATGAGTTCGTTCTTGACCCAATTTTATGATGCCGCCGCCGATATTCCGCCTAATATTCTGCTGCCCGATTATCCCGAAGAAACTCAAATTATCGAGCAATGGCTTGAAAGTAAGGGCGGGCATAAAGTCAGTTTGCAAGTGCCACGGCGCGGCGATAAAAAAGATTTGGTTGATTTGGCGGCCCGCAATGCCAGCCAAACCCTTGACCAGTTACGTTTGCAATGGCTCAACGCCGAACAACGGGCGACAGCGGGGCTGAGCCAATTGCGCGAATTATTGAATTTAGCCGATTTGCCCCAACGGATCGAATGCTACGACATCTCAAATACCCAAGGCACCAATTCGGTGGGCAGTATGGTGGTGTTTGAGCAGGGCGAGCCAGCCAAAAAGCACTATCGTCGTTTCAAAATCAAAACCGTTGAAGGTGCAAACGATGTGGCCTCGCTCAGCGAAGTGCTGCAACGCCGATTTGCCCGCGCCGATGATACTGGCCAAACCGACGAGCCAGCGCCAACCGATCAACCCAACGCCGAGCCAAGCAATAACGACGAAACGTGGGCGGTATTGCCCGATCTGATTTTGATCGACGGTGGGATCGGCCAAGTCAATGCGGCTGCCAAAACCTTGGCAGCCGCCGGCTTTGAGCATATTCCAGTGGTTGGCTTGGTCAAGGGCGATACCAAAGGCCACTTGCCTTATGGCTTGGTCAAACCTGGCCAGCGTGTGCCAATCGCCTTTGCCCAAAACGACCCAGGCTTGCATCTGGTTCAGCGGATTGACGAAGAAGCGCATCGTTTTGCGATTAGTTATCACCGAAAATTACGCACCAAAGGCATGCTGCGCTCGACCATGGAAGATATTCCAGGTATCGGCCCCAAGCGCAAAAAGGCCTTGATCAACGCCTTTGGCTCGCTTGAAGGCATTCGTAACGCCAGCATCGAAGAGCTAGCCGCCGTGCCAGGTATGACCCGCAAAGCCGCCGAGGAGATCAAAGGGCTGTTGTAGAGGGATGAAGGATAAGGGATGAGGGATGAAATTTAGCCACAAAGAAGCACAACGAGGCTTTAACGCAGCGGCGCAGGGTTGGAAAGGATGAGGGATCAGGGATCAGGGGCTAGGGGGCAGTGATCAACGAATCAAGCAAATCTGTGAAATCTGTGGCTAAAAATGTTCGGGCAATTCGCGGCTAAAAACTTAATCTTCGCGTTCTTTGCAGTTTCAGCCCTTCGTGTGCCTTCGTGCGTTTCGTGGATCAAAACCAACCTTCATAGTTGCAGCCTAGGTGCTATGTTCTATGTTCTTTGCTCTATGTTCTTTCTCCCCAAACGTAACAATCTTGCAACAAACCCAATGTTTGAACTTTGACAACTGCTAGGCGATGGTGTATCATCGTAAGCGTTGTCGGGGCGTGGCTCAGCCCGGTAGAGCGCAGCGTTCGGGACGCTGAGGTCGGAGGTTCGAATCCTCTCGCCCCGACCACCAATCACCGTTTTGGCGGTGATTTTTTGTTTTTAGGCTTTTGACAAGCCCGCAACGCTGGTTGATAATGGCCTGCGCTATGCAACGAAGCAGATTTTTTCAATTTCAATCATTGGTTTGGCTTTTGATTGCCGGGGTTTGCGCAGGTAGCCTCGCCGCTTGGTCGTGGCTTGAAAATGAGCAATGGCGCGGCGTTGCCACCAGCGTCGATCAGCCAATTGCTTGGGCTAATGTGCCACAGGGCGGGGTCAATTTGCCCAGCCTGCATCTCGAAGCACCCGAAGTCATTTCGCGTACTCTCGATACCGCCAAAGCGGCTGGCTTTTATTGGCTGCGCGTCCAGTTTCCGTGGGAAGATATTGAGATCCACGCCAAAAACGATTTTCGCGATTATCGCCACGATTACAACGGCGATGGCACGGTCGATCAAACTGATGCTATTTCAGCCTGGACAAAATATGATGGAATTGTGGCCGCTGCGCAAGCCCGAAATTTGCAACTGATCGTGCGCCTCGACCGCCCACCAAGTTGGGCCCGCCAAAACTTGCCCATGGACAGTTTTCGGGTCGCCAAACGTCAACAAGACCCTGGTTCAACTGGTCCGCCCGATAACTATGGCGATTATGGCGATTATGTGACCGCTGTGGTTGAGCGTTATCGTGGCAAAGTGGGCTTCTTCCAAATTTGGAACGAGCCAAATTATGGCCACGAGTGGAATTGGGCAGATCCCAATCCTGATGAGTTTTTTAAGTTATTGCAGCTTGGCTATACTCGCGCCAAAGCTGCCAACCCCGATGCAATTATTCTTTTCCCGAGTTTGACTCCAGCTGATGGCCTCGATTGGCAAGCCATGAACGATTTGCAATTTTTGGAGCAGCTATACGAACTTGGGGCTGCCGATTATTTTGATATTTTCAGTGCTCAAGGTTATGGCCTTGGCCAACCTGCCACCGAAAATCGCTATATTCGCCCCTTGCTCAATGCCGATGGTTCGCTGCGTCGTGATACGCTTTGGCAACGCCCGCTCGATTCGCGCACCGATGTCACACGAGTGGTCTTGCTGCGCGAAGTGATGGAACGTTACGGTGATGCTCATAAGGCCGTTTGGATTAGCGAATTTGGCTGGAATAGCTCAGCAGTTGCCACCCAATATGGCCCGCCAGTCAGCGAGGAGCAAAAAGCCCAATATTTGGTGGAATATCTGCAACGGGCACGCCAGCAATGGCCTTGGCTTGGTGCGATGAATATCTGGTTTTTACGGCCTGGAGTCAACTTCTCGCCTGAAGATCCGACGATTCACTTTGCTTTGCTTAAAAATGATTGGACTGAATTGCCCGCCTACACTGCTGTCAAAGCCTATTTGACCCAAGCACCGCAGTTGGGGATTGGCCACTATCAATCAAGCGATTTGCTCTGGCAGAATGGCGAATATACCGCTAATTGGTGGGGCGAGCATTTAATCGTGCAAAGTGCTGGTCCAATTGAAGTGGTGGTGGATGGTCAAGTGCTTACTGAGCAAGAATTTCGTGGCGAGCTAGGCCAGCATCAAGTAGAAATTCGCGGTGATTGGCAAACCCTAACGATTAGCCGTCAACGCGCTTGGTGGTGGCTGTGGGCCAGCATTCCGTTTGGGCTTTGGCTGGGTTTATTGCTAGCGCTGAAGCGTTTTTATCGCGTCCTAGTGCGAAAGAGAACTGTATGATGCTTGCACGTTGGCGTTGGCATCCCCTCACAACGTTTGGGCTGAGTGGCCTCACGGCCTTGGCAATTGTGGCGCTTTATCGACCCAAACGCTTTGTGCCCTTGATTGGCATTGATGAGGCCGCTGCCCATAATTTACTGTTTGCGCTGGCGCTGTTGGCCCTGTTGGCCGCGCTTGTTTGGCTACGCCCTGAAATTGGTTTGGCGGGTGTGGCAGCGACAATTCCGTTTAACTATCGCTCACGCGGCTTTTGGGATAGCAACTATCCTTTGATTGACGGTAAATATTTCCCGCTGCATGAGCTATTGCTACTGGTCGTCTTGGGCGTTACCGCGCTCGATTGTGGTTGGCGCTTGATTCAACGCCAAAGCGCATGGCAAGCGTGGTGGCGTGAACATTGGCGCATGCTGCTTTTACCCTTGGCTTGGCTGCTCATTGCTACCTTTGCTGCCACCTTGGCCGTACCCGAAGGCCAAGCCGAGGCATGGCGTGAATGGCGTTGGATGATTACTGAGCCATTGTTGCTATATGGCTTGATTCTGTATTGGCAACCACGTTACCCAGTGCGGCGTTGGCTACTTTGGGGCTTGCTGGCTGGCAGCGCAATTGTGGCGATCATTGGCATTTTGCAATGGCGCGACCTCGATTGGACTCCGATTGATGGTACGGGCATGTGTTTTAGTGATTTGATTGTTGATTCAGGCGGTACAAAACGCACCTCATCGGTCTACTGCCACCCCAATAATTTGGCCTTGTGGATGGATCGCGCCAGTATGTTGGCGGTTGTAGCAACTGGTTGGGCGATCTGGCAATGGTGGCACAACCGCACCTGGCAACATGCGGCATGGTCGTTGCTGTATTTTGGGGCTAGCAGCTTGTTGCTGCTCAGTTTGATGCTGACCTATTCCAAGGGGGCGCGATTTGCCGTGGCCTTGGTATTGATTGGCCTGAGCTGTTTGCCGCGCCGCTGGTGGCTACCGCTGCTTACCAGTGTTGTACTTGGTGGGTTGTTGCTCTATTCATCGTTGAGTGGCCCTGAGCGCTTGAACGTGACTGGCGATTCGAGTTCAGCACGCTTGAGCATTTGGCGCTCAGCGACAGCGATGATTATTGATCATCCGATTGTAGGCATTGGGCTTGATCAATTTTATTTTTATTTCAACCCCCAATTCAATCGTGGCTATATTGAGCCAAGCCTTGCCGCCGACCCTGCCGAGCGTAACACCGCCCATCCGCATAATTTGCTGCTCGATTTGTGGTTGCGGGTCGGAATTGTGGGAGTAGTTATTTTTGCAGCATTGGCGTGGCGTAGCCTGCGGCGCACATGGCAACTCTGGCATAGCGAGCAGCCTGAACGCTGGTTGGCCTTAGCGGCTTTGGCGGCCTTGATGGCAGGTTGGTTGCATGGTGGCGTTGATCAAGGCTATTTCTCCAGCGATCTGGCCATGGTGACATGGTTAACCCTAGGGATGATCGATAGTTTCACCCTCAAGGGCCAAAATTGACTGAAAATAGCAGAATAGTCCTATTGAAAAATGGGACTATTGCGCTATAGTCTCTAATTAATGGTTTTTAATATTTTGCTCTAACGTTGCTTGAACTTGCAACGCCGATCTTTCATCGTAATCTCAAGTAGCAAGCGCACTGATTTAGGAGGCGTTCTCGTGACAGCTACTAGCACTGATATTTATAGTGTCGTTCGTGAGACACTCCGCGCCAATTCGTTGCACAATGCTGGCACATTGCCCCCACCACGTCTCCACACAATTGCCATGCAAATTGGCCAATTTTTGCTCGCTGAGCAACCAACATCGGCGACGCTGATGGGACGGATGCTGTTTCAACAAGGCATTGGCTTGAAAAGCCTTTTAGCGGTTGTTGGCGCAGTTCAGGCCGATTATTTGCGCCATGGCGAACAATTACGGGCGATCGAGAGTTACGAATTACTCAAAGTGGTGATCGAAAGCTTTGTTGAACACCAAATTGCCCATGTGCGTTCAGAACATGATCGTTTTCGCCAAACCGTGGAATTGTTACAACGCTCGCTAGGCTAAATGTTGTTTGCAGTGAGGAGTGCTCGCCGTGGAATTTGATCCATCGCAGCCCAATGCTGGGCGAATTTACGATTATTTGTTGGGTGGTAGCCACAATTTTGCTGTTGATCGCATGGCGGCTGAACGTTTGGTGCAGATGATTCCAACAATTGAAAATGGCGCACGCCTAAATCGTTGGTTTTTGGATATTGCGGTCAATCGTTTGGCTGATTTGGGTTTTAATCGCTATCTCGATTTGGCCAGTGGCCTGCCGACCCAAGGCTATATTCACGAAATTCGCCCCGATGCCTTGGTGCTGTACAACGATTATGATCAAGCAACTGTGGCCTATGCCCGCGAAATTATCGGCAACAATCCCCGCGTCATCTATCATCAAGCCAATATTGCTGAACTTGACAGTATTTTGGCGCAAGCAGATCAACATTTTGCTGGCGAACGCAAGCTGGCAATTTGTATGATTGGGGTCTCCTATTTCTTAGATAATCATGTGTTGCAGCAAACCTTGCAACGTTTGTACGAATGGTGTAGCCCAGGCTCGCAAATCTCCATCTCGTGGATTGCCCTGCCCGAAGATCCCAATCCCCAACTGCAAGAGTTGCTAGCACGTTATCGCGCAATGGGCAGTCCAATTTATGCTCGGACTGTCGAGCAAATCAAGCAATTTATCGAGCCATGGACGTTGCTCGAACCTGGTTTTCAGCGGCTCTCTGAATGGAATGAGATTGATGGCACATGGGTGATTGAAGGTGATCGCCAAGCGGGCGATGAGCAAAGCGATATGTATGGCACATTTATGATTAAAGGCTAAGGATCAGGAATTTTTTAACCACGAAGAACACGAATGATAAGAGGGCTGGGATCAGGAGTCAGAACATGCAATCCAAAACGATTGTCCTATGGTCTGTCCCCTGACCCCTAGCCCCTGACCCCTAGCCCCTGACCCCTATCACCCTCTGCGCCTCTGCATTAACCCCTGACCCCTAACATCTAGCCCCTGATCCCTCGTTTGACTTCTGCCTTTTGAGTTTTATTGGCTTCGTCGCCAACCGATCAATGCGCCAACTCCGGCTAAAACTCCAATGCCAACCAGAATCCAAATCATGCTGCTCGATTGACTAGCCGGTGGCTCAGTTGTTTGCGGTGGATTGACGACAGGGACGGCATCAAGCGTTGCGGTCGGCATGAGCATGGGCGCGTTAGGTTCAGCGGTTTGACCTGTTGGTAATAGCGTAACCGTGGCCGAACTTGCCATACTATAATTGGTTAGCGTGCTGATTAGATCAACCAGTGGCAGGGTTTGGGGTTGATTCTGCTCAGTATAATGCACCTGATCTTGTTCAACCTTGAGTGCTCCATCAGTAACAAAGCCAAGCGTTTTCCAAACAGCTGGGCCATGAACATGGTTTGGGACTAAAAATAAGACCCATTTGCTACCTTCAGCAAAGCGATTACCAACGCCAAGGTGGGGCTTACATGATTCGTTAAAACCCATCATATGGTTGATACAGCGATCAAAGGTTCGTTCGAAACCGAACCTTTGATCGCTGTATCAACCGTAAAAAAACCTGATCGTTGTCAATTTTGCTGACTGTAGCAACGACCACCAGATCAGCTTTTTGAGTTAGGTCGTCAAATGTAGGTTCAGCTATTGAACAGGCAGCAGCCGGAGTTGTGGGCAGCAGCACAATTAATATGATCAAACATCCCCAAATCCAACGCATGTTAACCTCCTTACAATCACTATCTCACAGATATACTGATTACTGTTTAGCACTACGGCTACGTTGCCAGCCAATTAATGCGCCGATGGCGGCAACTACACCTACCCCGACCAAAACCCACGGCAACCAGCTTGGAGCAGCAGAAGTTGGTGCAATAGTTGGTGCAACATCGACTTGGGCAACGGGGTTGGCATTCGGATCGGTATCGATCAATTCGGGGGCTGGGGCAGGCAAAATTTGTGGCTCAACTGCTGGTGCTGCTGCGCCGCCAGGCAGCGGATCAACCAATTCATTTGGATTTAGGCTGGCATAATTGCTCAAGGTTTCAACCATATCAGGTAATGGAATTTGCTGTGGCGTGCCTTGTTCGGTATAGCTGACTTGATCTTGCTCAACTTTGAGTGCCCCATAATCGCCGAAGCTAGCAGTTTGCCAAGTGATATCAGGGTCGAGGGTGGTTGGCACAAGGAATAAGACCCAGCGGCTGCCCTCAGCAAAGCGCTCGCCATCGCCGAGGCTTGGCTGACAATCGGCTCCATTGTTAATTTGATGGTTCAGCACATCAAGATCATTTTGTGGCAAGCTCCCCTTGATTGGAGCCTCGACGCTAAATGTTGCTTGGCTGCCTTCAATCTTGGTAACGGTGGCGACAACCACTAGTTCGGATTGCTGGGTTACGCTATCGAGGGTTGGTTCCATCATTTTACAGGCAGCGGCTGGCGAGATTTGCCAGAGGGCTAAACAGGCGGCGAAAAAACCAAACATCCAACGCATGACACACTCCATTTGAATAAAATTAGCTTAATTTGTTGCATAGTAAAGGTTTGATTAAAGTCATAACGTTGGCTGGGCCTGAGAAGTTCCTTGGTGCTCGGGCGATTGGCATGCCCTCACCCCCTGCCCCCTTTCTTACAAGGGTAGGTTTTTAACAATAATTTGGATGGGACTTACCGTCGATGTTCATGCCCTCACCCCCGCTCCCGCACGCGAGTCGAGG
This portion of the Herpetosiphon gulosus genome encodes:
- the uvrC gene encoding excinuclease ABC subunit UvrC: MPDLSHTNISNHALFEERLRNLPLSPGVYIYRDQANTIIYVGKSKSLRDRVRSYFGAPRGLTSKTRRLVQNIADFEFITTDTELEALLLEMNLIKKHRPRYNVLLKDDKSYPYIKITKEEWPRVLRVRKVLEDGGIYFGPFAKASSVYATIELLNKLFAFRLCNDDMFKKHERRNRACMYYDIKRCLGPCANNCTTEEYSTAINQVRLFLGGKPEAILRDLKVKMNQAAEDLQFERAAYVRDQIKAVERVMERQKVLNTAASDQDVIAFARDEGKAVVQVFYIRGGKLIGSEPFTLQGTEEEHPEALMSSFLTQFYDAAADIPPNILLPDYPEETQIIEQWLESKGGHKVSLQVPRRGDKKDLVDLAARNASQTLDQLRLQWLNAEQRATAGLSQLRELLNLADLPQRIECYDISNTQGTNSVGSMVVFEQGEPAKKHYRRFKIKTVEGANDVASLSEVLQRRFARADDTGQTDEPAPTDQPNAEPSNNDETWAVLPDLILIDGGIGQVNAAAKTLAAAGFEHIPVVGLVKGDTKGHLPYGLVKPGQRVPIAFAQNDPGLHLVQRIDEEAHRFAISYHRKLRTKGMLRSTMEDIPGIGPKRKKALINAFGSLEGIRNASIEELAAVPGMTRKAAEEIKGLL
- a CDS encoding acetoacetate decarboxylase family protein, with the translated sequence MSALYDSAVEADRIAATTAYPPAPWVMQGTWVWCVHPVKRNAVADLLPAPLKPLWLPTGRTLAFSLVGQYGTGSTLHYGEAACGLILKLGPRPAIWIHGLVVDLDQSVAGGRNIWHLPKELARISWTNPNRDRISADQHGRLLLSFEGIPKRINGFNAGMNFDVLVVHEQELYRIPARFAGTVGITRKIRPFFPASGAWAKFGVSGYSISGLGHGRGDFGELIKV
- a CDS encoding SAM-dependent methyltransferase is translated as MEFDPSQPNAGRIYDYLLGGSHNFAVDRMAAERLVQMIPTIENGARLNRWFLDIAVNRLADLGFNRYLDLASGLPTQGYIHEIRPDALVLYNDYDQATVAYAREIIGNNPRVIYHQANIAELDSILAQADQHFAGERKLAICMIGVSYFLDNHVLQQTLQRLYEWCSPGSQISISWIALPEDPNPQLQELLARYRAMGSPIYARTVEQIKQFIEPWTLLEPGFQRLSEWNEIDGTWVIEGDRQAGDEQSDMYGTFMIKG
- a CDS encoding cellulase family glycosylhydrolase, producing the protein MQRSRFFQFQSLVWLLIAGVCAGSLAAWSWLENEQWRGVATSVDQPIAWANVPQGGVNLPSLHLEAPEVISRTLDTAKAAGFYWLRVQFPWEDIEIHAKNDFRDYRHDYNGDGTVDQTDAISAWTKYDGIVAAAQARNLQLIVRLDRPPSWARQNLPMDSFRVAKRQQDPGSTGPPDNYGDYGDYVTAVVERYRGKVGFFQIWNEPNYGHEWNWADPNPDEFFKLLQLGYTRAKAANPDAIILFPSLTPADGLDWQAMNDLQFLEQLYELGAADYFDIFSAQGYGLGQPATENRYIRPLLNADGSLRRDTLWQRPLDSRTDVTRVVLLREVMERYGDAHKAVWISEFGWNSSAVATQYGPPVSEEQKAQYLVEYLQRARQQWPWLGAMNIWFLRPGVNFSPEDPTIHFALLKNDWTELPAYTAVKAYLTQAPQLGIGHYQSSDLLWQNGEYTANWWGEHLIVQSAGPIEVVVDGQVLTEQEFRGELGQHQVEIRGDWQTLTISRQRAWWWLWASIPFGLWLGLLLALKRFYRVLVRKRTV
- a CDS encoding O-antigen ligase family protein, whose amino-acid sequence is MMLARWRWHPLTTFGLSGLTALAIVALYRPKRFVPLIGIDEAAAHNLLFALALLALLAALVWLRPEIGLAGVAATIPFNYRSRGFWDSNYPLIDGKYFPLHELLLLVVLGVTALDCGWRLIQRQSAWQAWWREHWRMLLLPLAWLLIATFAATLAVPEGQAEAWREWRWMITEPLLLYGLILYWQPRYPVRRWLLWGLLAGSAIVAIIGILQWRDLDWTPIDGTGMCFSDLIVDSGGTKRTSSVYCHPNNLALWMDRASMLAVVATGWAIWQWWHNRTWQHAAWSLLYFGASSLLLLSLMLTYSKGARFAVALVLIGLSCLPRRWWLPLLTSVVLGGLLLYSSLSGPERLNVTGDSSSARLSIWRSATAMIIDHPIVGIGLDQFYFYFNPQFNRGYIEPSLAADPAERNTAHPHNLLLDLWLRVGIVGVVIFAALAWRSLRRTWQLWHSEQPERWLALAALAALMAGWLHGGVDQGYFSSDLAMVTWLTLGMIDSFTLKGQN
- a CDS encoding MFS transporter, with the translated sequence MQWKLALHRPIAPRASNEETLRRNMRLGVANGVLFILADAFSDANLVLTVFVRELGAAPWVVGLLPSLKSGGWLLPQLLSAGRLQGMTYKLPVYRQVGIVRFFIWLAMVMVVWNATSLPVWVLLPLFLLGYALYNFTGGSGSVAFQEVVAKTIPARQRGKFFGARNLIGGLLSFALVSPLVGWLLSRASPLLFPHNYGVLLFISFVLIGFGIISFSLFAEPPTTNPPAAISAKQMFAKIPVLLKSDRNFRQYVLSRMVTRLCGLADPFYILYAREVLNVPPRMIGVYLAVRVFSAALSNLFWSRIGDQRGNRLLIVLTGGLIITVPTWALLVMPFASVLSPEALGWVFGVIFLLIGLSVDGSNTASLTYVMELAPAEQRPVYVGVCNTLMGIATFFPVLGGVLLAQFGYLPLFWISAASAFIGLLLSRRLPEPRSNEG